From the Budorcas taxicolor isolate Tak-1 chromosome 1, Takin1.1, whole genome shotgun sequence genome, one window contains:
- the P2RY12 gene encoding P2Y purinoceptor 12, with protein MDNLSSVAGNSSQCGRDYKITQVLFPLLYTVLFFAGLITNSLAMRIFFQIRSKSNFIIFLKNTVISDLLMILTFPFKILSDTKLGTGPLRAFVCQVTSVVFYFTMYISISFLGLITIDRYQKTTRPFKMANPNNLLGAKILSVVIWAFMFLISLPNMILTNRRPSDKTVKKCSFLKSEFGLVWHEIVNYVCQVIFWINFLIVIVCYTLITKELYKSYVRTRGAGKVPKKKVNIKVFIIIAVFFICFVPFHFARIPYTLSQTRDVFDCAAENTLFYVKESTLWLTSLNACLDPFIYFFLCKSFKNSLMSMLRCSNSASSPSHDNRKKGQDGSDPSEETPM; from the coding sequence ATGGACAACCTCAGCTCTGTGGCTGGGAACAGCAGCCAGTGCGGCCGGGACTACAAGATTACCCAGGTGCTCTTCCCACTCCTCTACACGGTCCTGTTTTTTGCTGGACTCATCACAAACAGCCTGGCAATGAGGATTTTCTTTCAAATCCGCAGCAAATCcaactttattattttccttaagAACACAGTCATTTCCGACCTCCTCATGATTCTGACTTTTCCATTCAAAATCCTCAGCGATACTAAACTGGGAACAGGACCTCTGAGGGCCTTTGTGTGCCAAGTGACCTCCGTCGTGTTCTATTTCACGATGTACATCAGTATCTCATTCCTAGGACTAATAACTATTGATCGCTACCAGAAGACCACCAGGCCCTTTAAGATGGCCAACCCCAATAATCTCTTGGGGGCTAAGATTCTCTCGGTTGTCATCTGGGCGTTCATGTTCTTAATCTCCTTGCCTAACATGATTCTGACCAACAGGAGGCCGAGTGACAAGACTGTGAAGAAATGCTCATTTCTGAAGTCAGAGTTTGGTCTGGTCTGGCACGAAATAGTCAATTATGTCTGTCAAGTCATTTTCTGGATTAATTTTCTAATTGTCATCGTATGCTATACGCTCATTACCAAAGAACTGTACAAGTCATATGTGAGAACAAGGGGCGCCGGCAAAGTCCCCAAGAAAAAGGTAAACATCAAGGTTTTCATTATCATTGCtgtattttttatatgttttgttCCATTCCATTTTGCCCGAATTCCCTACACCCTGAGTCAAACCCGGGACGTCTTTGACTGCGCTGCTGAGAATACTCTGTTCTACGTGAAAGAGAGCACACTCTGGTTAACGTCCTTAAATGCATGCCTGGATCCATTCATCTACTTTTTCCTTTGCAAATCCTTCAAAAATTCCTTGATGAGTATGCTGAGATGTTCCAATTCTGCATCATCTCCATcccatgacaacaggaaaaaaggACAGGACGGCAGTGACCCAAGTGAGGAGACACCAATGTAA